A single window of Thiomicrorhabdus immobilis DNA harbors:
- a CDS encoding CinA family protein: MKFESLVSQVGKALVDYDSMVVTAESCTGGMIAEALTSIGGSTAWFDRAYITYSYESKREMLGVKEITIQKKGAVSQECVEEMALGALQQSHAKVSVACSGIAGPTGGSPDKPVGTVWLAWAVQGKQEVISQRFLFDGDRQAIREKTTEAALMGIMKLIA, encoded by the coding sequence ATGAAGTTTGAAAGTTTGGTTTCCCAGGTTGGTAAAGCGTTGGTGGATTACGATTCCATGGTGGTTACGGCCGAATCTTGCACTGGCGGAATGATTGCAGAAGCGTTGACTTCAATTGGTGGAAGCACCGCCTGGTTTGACCGTGCCTATATCACTTATAGCTATGAATCTAAACGTGAGATGCTCGGCGTAAAAGAGATTACCATCCAGAAAAAAGGTGCGGTTAGCCAAGAGTGTGTTGAGGAGATGGCGTTGGGAGCGTTGCAGCAGTCCCATGCCAAGGTGAGCGTGGCGTGTAGCGGGATTGCTGGGCCAACCGGTGGCTCACCCGATAAACCTGTCGGAACGGTTTGGTTGGCTTGGGCGGTACAAGGAAAGCAAGAAGTGATTTCACAACGGTTTTTATTTGATGGCGACCGACAAGCCATTCGAGAGAAAACCACTGAAGCGGCTCTGATGGGAATCATGAAGTTGATCGCTTGA
- a CDS encoding cytochrome b has translation MLKNSEQNYGLVSRANHWLSAALFIGLIGLGIYMHEMEKGPERLEMYQLHKSLGIGLFMLMMVRLLWLKISPNPEQISNSKFEHILGHAVKGILYLAMIMMPISGWIMSTTGGHDVSFFNLFTLPVLIGENEMIHEIAEEIHGTAGYLLIAIVALHIAGALKHHLVYKDATLLRMLGKNKKEI, from the coding sequence ATGTTGAAAAATAGTGAACAAAATTATGGCCTGGTTTCTCGTGCCAACCATTGGCTTTCGGCCGCATTGTTTATTGGCCTTATTGGTTTGGGTATCTATATGCATGAAATGGAAAAAGGCCCAGAAAGACTTGAGATGTATCAACTGCATAAATCATTGGGAATCGGTCTTTTCATGTTGATGATGGTACGTTTATTATGGCTGAAAATCAGCCCGAACCCTGAACAAATCTCTAACAGCAAGTTTGAACATATTCTAGGCCATGCGGTAAAAGGTATTTTATATCTTGCGATGATCATGATGCCGATTTCAGGCTGGATCATGTCAACCACGGGTGGTCATGACGTCTCTTTCTTTAACCTATTCACGCTACCGGTGTTGATTGGTGAAAATGAGATGATTCATGAAATTGCCGAAGAAATCCACGGCACTGCGGGTTACCTATTGATTGCCATCGTTGCACTTCATATTGCCGGAGCTTTGAAACACCACTTGGTCTATAAAGACGCCACCTTGTTACGCATGTTAGGTAAAAACAAAAAAGAAATCTAA
- a CDS encoding regulatory protein RecX has product MKSAEEFLAELGLKSGADLGLDSPAELTSGQKTPQTNGLFEAGRIDGITVADVAELSQKIEAKAVALLAMREHGAKELRQKLLTKFPETPELLAQYAEQPGLVKRLVSEVIELCRMNNWQSDERYIEQAVRNYVDKGHGPQKIRQKLQQTCDDSALISAALDWDESDWAELAQRVLEKKYGDAKKPAEQKEQARRMRFLQSRGFAPSTIWKAFR; this is encoded by the coding sequence TTGAAAAGCGCGGAAGAGTTTTTAGCAGAGTTGGGATTGAAGTCGGGGGCGGATTTAGGATTAGATTCGCCTGCTGAGTTAACTTCGGGCCAAAAAACACCTCAAACAAACGGGCTTTTTGAAGCGGGCAGAATTGATGGCATAACAGTCGCTGACGTAGCGGAGTTAAGCCAAAAAATCGAAGCCAAAGCGGTGGCGCTTTTAGCGATGCGAGAGCATGGTGCAAAAGAGTTAAGGCAAAAGCTATTGACCAAGTTTCCAGAAACGCCTGAGTTGTTGGCGCAATATGCGGAACAACCAGGCCTGGTCAAACGGTTGGTGAGTGAGGTGATTGAACTTTGCCGAATGAATAATTGGCAGAGTGATGAACGCTACATTGAACAAGCGGTTCGCAATTATGTCGATAAAGGACATGGTCCGCAAAAGATTCGACAAAAGTTGCAGCAGACTTGTGATGATTCCGCCTTGATTTCAGCCGCTTTAGATTGGGATGAATCAGATTGGGCGGAATTGGCGCAGAGGGTTTTAGAAAAAAAATATGGCGACGCTAAAAAACCAGCGGAGCAAAAAGAGCAAGCACGGCGAATGCGTTTTTTACAAAGCCGTGGCTTTGCCCCAAGTACAATTTGGAAAGCATTTCGATAA
- a CDS encoding tetratricopeptide repeat protein encodes MSEAMIVDITANNIQEMVIRNSKRFPVLLNCWSPLNEQSKLANTILEKLANEMAGKFIFAKLNVDKEKDIAQKFGLPGVPLYKLIIDGDIVTEYEGLLSEEAYRSMLNANIKEEPSEVLRKQAGEAFAQGQYDQAIQLLGEAAKVNANNFKIHLDLVQMYLHTGHLDKAKDLFYKLPEEAQKDPKGKELDGILFFSEALEQAPEIEVIQATLAENQNDVDALYALAGYLMLNGHAEKALQTLFKLFTIDRTYQEGLPQKTILKAFEMLTAKAPELVTMYRRKFQSLLY; translated from the coding sequence ATGTCTGAAGCCATGATTGTCGATATCACCGCTAACAACATTCAAGAGATGGTGATTAGAAACTCCAAACGTTTTCCGGTGCTCCTAAACTGCTGGTCGCCGCTGAACGAGCAAAGTAAGCTCGCCAATACCATCTTGGAAAAGTTAGCGAATGAGATGGCCGGCAAGTTCATTTTCGCCAAACTCAATGTGGACAAAGAGAAAGACATCGCGCAAAAGTTTGGTTTACCTGGCGTACCGCTTTATAAACTGATTATTGATGGCGATATCGTTACCGAATACGAAGGCTTATTAAGTGAAGAAGCCTATCGATCGATGTTAAATGCCAATATCAAAGAAGAACCTTCTGAGGTTTTACGCAAACAAGCTGGCGAAGCTTTTGCGCAAGGCCAATATGACCAAGCTATTCAACTGCTTGGCGAAGCCGCCAAAGTGAACGCCAACAACTTCAAGATCCACCTGGATTTAGTGCAAATGTATTTACACACCGGGCACTTGGACAAGGCCAAAGACCTGTTCTATAAACTACCGGAAGAGGCACAGAAAGACCCCAAAGGTAAAGAACTTGATGGGATTCTATTCTTTTCTGAAGCGCTGGAGCAAGCACCTGAGATTGAAGTTATTCAAGCGACCTTGGCAGAAAATCAAAATGACGTTGATGCACTCTACGCTTTAGCGGGTTACTTAATGCTCAACGGCCATGCCGAAAAAGCACTACAAACCCTGTTCAAACTTTTCACAATCGATCGAACTTATCAGGAAGGTTTGCCGCAAAAAACCATTTTAAAAGCCTTTGAAATGCTTACTGCAAAAGCCCCTGAATTGGTTACAATGTATCGAAGAAAATTCCAAAGCTTACTTTATTAA
- the recA gene encoding recombinase RecA: protein MDENKKKALDAALGQIEKQFGKGSIMRMGDSTVPRDIEAVSTGSLGLDMALGIGGLPKGRIVEIYGPESSGKTTLTLHAIAEMQKAGGTAAFIDAEHALDPIYAEKLGVDVDNLLVSQPDTGEQALEITDSLVRSGAVDVVVIDSVAALTPKAEIEGDMGDSHMGLQARLMSQALRKLTANIKRTNTLVIFINQIRMKIGVMFGNPETTTGGNALKFYASVRLDIRRIGAIKKGDEILGNETRVKVVKNKVSPPFKQVEFDILYGQGISREGEIIDLGVKEKLIEKSGSWYAYNGAKIGQGKDNVRQYLIDNPAIAEELMDKIKVAVMPAKKVAADVEEFVE, encoded by the coding sequence ATGGATGAGAACAAGAAAAAAGCATTAGATGCCGCTTTAGGCCAGATTGAAAAGCAATTTGGTAAAGGTTCAATTATGCGTATGGGTGACAGTACTGTGCCACGCGATATCGAAGCGGTTTCTACTGGTTCTCTTGGTTTGGATATGGCTTTAGGCATAGGCGGGCTACCTAAAGGCCGTATTGTTGAAATCTACGGTCCTGAATCATCAGGTAAAACGACATTAACGCTACATGCCATTGCTGAGATGCAAAAGGCGGGTGGCACTGCGGCTTTTATCGATGCTGAGCACGCTTTGGACCCTATCTATGCCGAAAAACTAGGGGTGGATGTGGATAACCTTTTAGTTTCTCAGCCAGATACCGGTGAGCAAGCGTTGGAGATTACCGATTCTCTAGTGCGTTCAGGCGCAGTGGATGTGGTGGTGATTGACTCGGTTGCCGCCTTAACGCCAAAAGCAGAGATTGAAGGCGATATGGGGGATTCTCATATGGGTCTTCAAGCGCGTTTAATGTCTCAAGCGTTACGTAAGTTAACCGCAAACATCAAGCGTACCAATACCTTGGTGATTTTCATCAACCAGATTCGTATGAAAATTGGTGTGATGTTCGGTAATCCGGAAACCACAACGGGTGGTAATGCGCTTAAGTTCTATGCTTCTGTACGTTTGGACATTCGTCGTATTGGCGCGATTAAGAAAGGTGATGAGATCTTAGGTAACGAAACTCGCGTTAAAGTGGTTAAAAACAAAGTATCGCCGCCATTCAAACAGGTTGAATTTGACATCCTTTACGGCCAAGGGATTTCTCGTGAAGGTGAGATTATCGATCTAGGCGTTAAAGAGAAACTGATTGAAAAGTCGGGCTCTTGGTATGCCTATAACGGCGCTAAGATTGGCCAAGGTAAGGATAATGTCCGCCAGTATTTGATTGATAATCCTGCGATTGCTGAAGAGTTGATGGACAAGATTAAAGTCGCGGTTATGCCAGCCAAAAAAGTAGCTGCAGATGTCGAAGAGTTTGTTGAATAA
- a CDS encoding DUF1415 domain-containing protein, whose translation MSNPTNNEQILNDVNQWLDKVVIGLNLCPFASQPYKNQQIRFAISHCNTDACLLEDLQNELNLLAETKAESIETTLLIVPNMLEDFYDYNDFLEYVDALIEDNEWEGVFQVATFHPDYQFGGTEPEDDENLTNRAPYPILHLLREASLEKAIAHYPNPESIPEQNIETVCGLSQEQKIALFPHIFKK comes from the coding sequence ATGTCTAACCCAACCAACAATGAACAGATTTTGAATGACGTTAACCAGTGGTTAGACAAGGTCGTTATTGGCTTAAATCTCTGCCCTTTTGCCTCCCAACCTTATAAAAACCAACAAATCCGTTTTGCGATATCACACTGCAATACCGATGCGTGTTTACTGGAAGATTTACAAAATGAGTTGAATTTATTGGCCGAAACCAAAGCAGAAAGCATTGAGACCACCCTGTTGATAGTGCCGAATATGCTAGAAGACTTTTACGACTACAATGACTTTTTAGAATATGTAGACGCCTTGATTGAAGACAACGAATGGGAAGGAGTTTTCCAGGTGGCGACCTTTCATCCAGACTATCAGTTTGGGGGTACCGAGCCCGAAGATGACGAGAACCTAACCAACCGTGCACCCTACCCTATTTTGCATTTATTGCGTGAAGCCAGCCTGGAAAAAGCCATTGCCCATTATCCAAATCCAGAATCGATTCCTGAACAGAATATTGAAACGGTGTGTGGGTTAAGCCAAGAACAAAAAATAGCTTTGTTTCCGCATATCTTCAAAAAGTAA
- the mutS gene encoding DNA mismatch repair protein MutS, whose amino-acid sequence MTKTSHTPMMQQFLAIKAEHPNHLLFYRMGDFYELFFDDAKKASDLLEITLTARGKSGGEPIPMAGIPHHSAEGYLAKLVKLGESVAICEQVGDPATSKGPVERKVVRVITPGTLVEEALLEDRHENLLVAITQQDSQYGLAYLEVSSGRFETTQLSSLNQLLAEVERLKPSELLVPDDDLFREQLPEAILKRPGLVRYPSWHFDVSSCRKRLIAHFQTQDLVAYGCDTQTASISASGVILHYAQSMLQSDLTYISSLHTYQTTDTLVLDAISRRNLEIDTNLSGGTSNTLAAILDHTATAMGSRLLKRWLNQPLRNRVIINQRLDAIETILANHQDDELRTTLKQVGDMERILSRVALGSARPRDCLHLGRTLNALPDFQQQLANLNSAEKLTELASRMSTFPELAELLECAIIDNPPILIRDGGVIAPGYDAELDELRNLKNEAGDYLLALEQREKERTGISTLKVGYNRVHGYYIEISKLQSENVPADYIRRQTLKGQERYIIPELKTFEDKILSAGEKALSREKWLYQALLEKLNEHLAELQNCASALSELDVLVNLAQQAVRLNLTRPVLTDSPGLMIEQGRHLTVEAVSNEPFIPNDALFNETRKLHIITGPNMGGKSTYMRQTALITLMAFMGSYVPADKAELGPIDRIFTRIGASDDLTSGRSTFMVEMTETANILHHATENSLILMDEVGRGTSTFDGLALAWAIAEHIAQNVKGYCLFATHYFELTTLNERFDNTINVHLDAIEHQDSIVFLHQVQDGPASQSYGLQVAALAGVPQNVIQLAKQHLSQLENQAVTQKNATPPATSATKTSPVAEPIQQFDMFSVQPNPALEKVQQLLEEIDPNELTPRKALDALYELKATLKNS is encoded by the coding sequence ATGACAAAAACCAGCCATACCCCAATGATGCAACAGTTCTTAGCCATAAAAGCCGAGCACCCGAACCATCTTCTGTTTTACCGAATGGGAGACTTTTATGAGCTGTTTTTTGATGACGCTAAGAAAGCCTCTGATTTATTGGAAATCACCCTTACCGCTCGAGGCAAGTCAGGCGGTGAACCTATTCCTATGGCCGGCATTCCGCATCACTCGGCAGAAGGCTATTTAGCCAAACTGGTTAAACTCGGTGAATCGGTTGCCATTTGTGAACAAGTGGGTGACCCGGCTACCAGCAAAGGGCCGGTTGAGCGTAAAGTGGTGCGAGTCATCACCCCGGGCACTTTAGTTGAAGAAGCCCTGTTAGAAGACAGGCATGAAAACCTATTGGTGGCGATTACCCAGCAAGACAGCCAATACGGTTTAGCGTATCTAGAAGTTTCCAGCGGTCGTTTTGAAACCACCCAATTGAGCTCCCTTAACCAATTACTGGCGGAAGTGGAGCGTTTGAAACCTTCTGAACTGTTAGTGCCTGATGATGATTTATTTAGAGAGCAATTGCCAGAAGCCATTTTAAAACGACCAGGCCTGGTGAGATATCCAAGCTGGCATTTTGATGTTTCCAGTTGCCGTAAACGTTTAATCGCCCATTTTCAAACCCAAGATTTAGTGGCTTATGGTTGCGACACCCAAACGGCTTCTATCAGCGCTTCTGGCGTGATTTTGCATTATGCACAAAGCATGTTGCAAAGTGACCTGACTTATATTTCCAGCCTTCATACTTATCAAACCACCGACACCTTGGTGCTGGATGCGATCAGTCGGCGCAACCTAGAAATTGACACCAACCTGTCCGGAGGCACCAGCAACACCTTGGCCGCGATTCTGGATCACACTGCCACCGCGATGGGTAGCCGATTACTCAAACGCTGGCTTAACCAGCCATTACGTAACCGCGTGATCATCAACCAACGCCTAGATGCGATTGAAACCATCTTAGCCAATCACCAAGACGACGAATTGCGCACCACTTTGAAACAAGTCGGCGATATGGAACGTATTCTTAGCCGTGTGGCCTTAGGTTCGGCTCGACCACGTGATTGTTTACACCTGGGCAGAACCTTAAACGCCCTGCCCGATTTTCAACAGCAACTCGCCAACTTGAACAGTGCCGAAAAGCTGACTGAACTCGCCTCAAGGATGAGTACCTTTCCAGAATTGGCGGAACTATTGGAGTGCGCGATTATTGATAACCCGCCCATTCTGATTCGTGACGGCGGTGTAATCGCCCCAGGTTACGATGCCGAACTGGATGAGTTGCGGAATTTAAAAAATGAAGCCGGTGATTATCTATTAGCCTTGGAGCAACGTGAAAAAGAACGCACCGGCATCTCCACCTTAAAAGTCGGTTATAACCGTGTGCATGGTTACTACATTGAAATCAGCAAACTGCAAAGTGAAAACGTGCCCGCCGACTATATCCGCCGCCAAACCTTGAAAGGCCAGGAACGCTATATCATTCCAGAACTTAAAACCTTTGAAGATAAGATTTTAAGCGCGGGCGAAAAAGCGCTCTCACGTGAAAAATGGCTCTACCAGGCCTTATTGGAAAAACTCAACGAACATTTGGCGGAACTGCAAAACTGTGCCAGCGCACTTTCTGAATTGGATGTATTGGTCAACCTAGCCCAACAAGCGGTACGCTTGAATTTGACACGTCCGGTTTTAACCGATTCACCAGGCCTGATGATTGAACAGGGGCGCCATTTAACGGTTGAAGCGGTTTCCAACGAGCCGTTTATTCCCAACGACGCCTTGTTTAACGAAACGCGTAAACTGCACATTATCACCGGGCCAAACATGGGGGGTAAGTCCACCTATATGCGCCAAACGGCTTTGATTACCTTAATGGCGTTTATGGGCAGCTACGTACCTGCAGACAAAGCAGAACTTGGCCCCATCGACCGAATCTTCACTCGCATAGGGGCGTCTGACGATTTGACCTCGGGGCGATCGACCTTTATGGTGGAGATGACGGAAACCGCTAACATCTTGCACCACGCCACTGAAAACTCGTTGATTTTGATGGATGAAGTGGGTCGAGGAACCTCTACGTTTGACGGTTTGGCTTTAGCCTGGGCCATTGCGGAACACATTGCGCAAAATGTGAAAGGTTACTGCCTGTTTGCCACCCACTACTTTGAGCTCACCACTTTGAATGAACGCTTTGACAACACAATCAACGTACATTTAGACGCCATAGAGCATCAAGACAGCATTGTATTTCTACACCAAGTACAAGACGGGCCGGCATCACAAAGCTATGGTTTACAAGTAGCGGCATTGGCAGGTGTACCGCAAAATGTGATTCAATTGGCTAAACAGCATTTAAGCCAGCTGGAGAATCAAGCGGTTACTCAAAAAAACGCTACACCGCCTGCAACTTCCGCTACAAAAACGAGTCCAGTTGCAGAACCCATTCAACAGTTTGATATGTTTAGCGTACAACCTAATCCTGCTTTAGAAAAAGTACAGCAACTCTTGGAAGAGATTGATCCGAATGAGCTGACGCCAAGAAAAGCGCTGGATGCGTTATACGAACTTAAAGCCACATTAAAAAACAGTTAA
- a CDS encoding DUF6962 family protein produces the protein MEFIDLANEQSTAITDALLALIALASLVYLRQNLTTQKWKLQIWVGLFGVLTFASSLGAVVHGFKIPFELQTNLWHLLNFSLALLVSLFAIASTNDIFSEKTSRRVLPFVLFIALIFFVSTLFWPDSFNIFIIYQLTIMLYSLSGYFWLAYTDKLKGSVYMTLGILITITASFIQTTELSVTLIWLFDHNGIYHLIQILGVISLVIGIKRGLG, from the coding sequence ATGGAATTTATTGATTTAGCCAACGAACAAAGCACCGCGATTACCGATGCGCTTTTGGCGCTGATTGCTTTAGCCAGTTTAGTTTATCTTCGCCAAAATTTAACTACGCAAAAATGGAAACTCCAGATCTGGGTTGGACTATTTGGTGTCCTAACTTTTGCCTCTAGCCTTGGTGCAGTGGTTCATGGTTTTAAAATCCCTTTTGAATTGCAAACCAATTTATGGCATCTTCTCAATTTTTCTCTAGCCTTACTGGTCAGCCTATTTGCGATTGCCAGCACCAACGATATTTTTAGCGAAAAAACCTCTAGAAGAGTCTTACCCTTTGTTCTATTCATCGCTCTAATTTTCTTTGTAAGCACCTTATTTTGGCCTGATAGTTTTAATATTTTCATCATTTATCAGCTCACAATCATGCTATATTCTTTATCGGGTTACTTTTGGTTGGCTTATACAGACAAACTAAAAGGTTCCGTTTATATGACACTGGGAATCTTAATCACAATTACAGCTTCTTTTATTCAAACCACTGAACTTTCTGTAACCCTTATCTGGCTATTTGACCACAACGGAATTTATCATCTAATACAGATTTTAGGTGTCATTTCATTAGTGATAGGCATAAAAAGAGGTTTAGGTTGA
- a CDS encoding FKBP-type peptidyl-prolyl cis-trans isomerase → MSNNFTTTPEIVSYGIGRQMGEQLASDPFEGVSPQAVAAGVLDALEGTESPISQEAFAQAFQEINDIMQAKHAEQAKVAGAQGEAFLAGNAQKEGVFVTASGLQYEILTEGTGEKPGPESVVSTHYHGTLIDGTVFDSSVERGQPAQFPVNRVIAGWTEALQLMPTGSKWRLYIPQELAYGAQGSGGKIAPYSALIFDVELLEIMA, encoded by the coding sequence ATGTCTAACAACTTTACTACCACACCAGAAATTGTAAGTTACGGTATCGGTCGCCAGATGGGTGAGCAGTTGGCTTCAGATCCATTTGAAGGCGTCAGCCCTCAAGCGGTTGCTGCGGGTGTATTGGATGCTTTGGAAGGGACTGAAAGCCCGATTAGCCAAGAAGCGTTTGCTCAAGCATTCCAAGAAATTAACGATATCATGCAAGCCAAACATGCTGAACAAGCTAAAGTTGCCGGTGCGCAAGGTGAAGCCTTTTTAGCTGGAAACGCCCAAAAAGAAGGCGTTTTTGTCACCGCTTCAGGTCTACAGTATGAAATATTAACCGAAGGTACGGGTGAAAAACCTGGCCCGGAATCTGTGGTATCCACACACTATCACGGAACATTGATTGACGGTACGGTTTTTGATAGCTCGGTTGAACGTGGTCAGCCAGCTCAATTCCCGGTTAACCGTGTGATTGCAGGTTGGACTGAAGCGTTGCAGTTAATGCCTACCGGTTCAAAATGGCGTTTATATATTCCTCAAGAATTGGCCTATGGCGCTCAAGGTTCTGGTGGAAAAATAGCACCTTATTCAGCATTGATTTTTGATGTTGAACTACTTGAGATCATGGCTTAA
- a CDS encoding DUF5718 family protein — protein sequence MSYFPIDQTTLQDIVGFGVAGNFAGHLEQAGETPDFVNVKTATTNAPKGIFPYYVKSSDKQLGVYPLSSTEIRYPENLADNAHLQAEPEVCVLFNVEYDDGKVIELKPQAFAAFNDCSIRKPGAKKISEKKNWGKATKGVAEQFIEMNSFKPDCELDTFRIASFLIRDGQIHAYGKDSSVLTYSYFHQQLNDWMIEKLNQQQDFGPLENLHQILQQAQYPAQIMVSLGATTYTEFGESVFLQPGDQVAIYVYDASLNSADEVYAHLTGELAELKNSSILQQKIV from the coding sequence ATGAGTTATTTTCCAATTGATCAAACCACCCTACAAGATATTGTAGGGTTTGGAGTGGCGGGCAACTTTGCCGGCCACCTAGAACAAGCCGGAGAAACCCCGGATTTTGTCAATGTAAAAACCGCAACCACCAATGCGCCTAAAGGCATCTTTCCTTATTACGTTAAAAGTTCAGACAAACAGCTAGGTGTTTACCCGCTCTCTTCAACAGAAATTCGCTACCCAGAAAACCTAGCCGACAATGCGCACCTGCAAGCCGAACCTGAGGTATGTGTGTTATTTAATGTTGAATACGATGATGGAAAAGTGATTGAACTTAAACCACAAGCGTTTGCGGCATTCAATGATTGCTCCATTCGCAAACCAGGCGCCAAAAAAATCAGCGAAAAGAAAAACTGGGGGAAAGCAACCAAAGGGGTTGCCGAGCAGTTTATTGAAATGAACAGCTTTAAACCAGATTGTGAATTAGACACGTTTAGAATCGCCTCTTTTTTAATTCGCGATGGACAAATCCACGCTTATGGTAAAGACAGTTCGGTGTTGACCTATTCCTATTTTCATCAACAACTCAACGACTGGATGATTGAAAAACTCAATCAGCAACAAGATTTCGGGCCATTGGAAAACCTCCACCAGATCTTGCAACAGGCGCAATACCCTGCTCAAATCATGGTGAGTTTGGGTGCCACCACCTATACCGAATTTGGTGAAAGCGTATTTCTTCAACCTGGTGACCAGGTGGCTATCTATGTTTACGATGCTTCGTTAAACAGCGCAGATGAAGTTTATGCCCATTTAACCGGTGAACTGGCTGAATTAAAAAACAGCTCTATCCTGCAACAAAAAATCGTTTAG